The sequence below is a genomic window from Candidatus Acidiferrales bacterium.
CCGCAATCCCTTCTCCAAGGCCACCGGCGTGATCAGACTCACTTCCACGCTTACATTGTCCCCAGGCATCACCATCTCCACTCCCTGCGCCAGCTTCACGTCCCCCGTCACGTCCGTCGTCCGAAAGTAAAACTGCGGCCGGTACCCCGTGAAAAACGGCGTG
It includes:
- the tuf gene encoding elongation factor Tu (EF-Tu; promotes GTP-dependent binding of aminoacyl-tRNA to the A-site of ribosomes during protein biosynthesis; when the tRNA anticodon matches the mRNA codon, GTP hydrolysis results; the inactive EF-Tu-GDP leaves the ribosome and release of GDP is promoted by elongation factor Ts; many prokaryotes have two copies of the gene encoding EF-Tu), producing TPFFTGYRPQFYFRTTDVTGDVKLAQGVEMVMPGDNVSVEVSLITPVALEKGLRFAIREGGHTVGAGAVTDIIE